Within the Arthrobacter sp. UKPF54-2 genome, the region TCCGCCCTGGATGCCGGCGTCGGCCCCGGTGAAGGCGACCTCGACGGCGTCCTCATCCACTCCGGCCTGGGTCAGCAGGTAGGCCAGGGGCACCCCCCTCCAGACGGCGGTGCCGACGCCCTCCATCATCCAGGGCTGGCTCAGCGGCCGCGGCTTCAGCAGCGACCGGCCGTTGCCGGCGCATTCCAGGGTGACCGGGACGCTGATGCTCGGCGCCCGGTGCAGGGCCCGAAGGTTCAGTTCCAGCGACCGCTGCACGGCACCGCCGATCCGCAGGTGCCACCCTTCCCCGTCGATGGCCGGGATGTCGAAGTGGTCCAGCAGGTAGTGCAGCCCGGGCGGTGTCACGTCGTTGCGGAGGGCCTCGAGCGGCATCGAATGGTTCCGGACCGCGAGCTGCAACTCCTCGGCCGTGAGGGGTCCGTGGCTCGGTTCGCCGGGGTGCGCTGCCAGCTGCTGCGTCTGCCGGCGCCGGGCCATAACAGGAGAGGTGTGCTTGGACAATTGCTTGGGCATGGGACTGCGATTCTGTTCCGGACCAGCCCGGTTATGGACCGGTGTCACCGTCTTCAGGTCTACGCCGCGGCCCGGAAGCCGTCAATACCGTCCCTGCGCCCCCGCCCCGCGGCGGCCCGGCTACAGGGTGCGCGCCTCGGCGAGGAAATCGGCCAGCCCCAGCGGTTCGCGCCCGGTCAGTTCGTGGACGGACGACGTCGGCCCCGCCAGTTCACCGGCGGCAATGGCGGTGTAGGTGCTGACCCAGGCGTCCACCTGCCAGGGTGGTGCCCCGTAGGGTTCCCGGGAGGCGTACGCCTCGTCCAGAGTCTCGTTGTGGTAGCTGATGGTGCGTCCGGTGCCGGCGGTCAGCAACTCCGCGGCGGTCGCCAGTGAGAGGTTTTCCGGCCCGGTCAGGTCGTAGCTCCGGCCCACGTGCAGCGCGGGATCGCGCAGCACCGTCAGGGCGGAGCGCGCAATGTCCGCGCGGGCAACGGCCGCCATCAGGCCTTCCCCGGCCGGGCCGCGGATCACCCCGTCCTCGCCGGCCAGCAGCGGCAGGAAGTCCAGATAGAAGTTGTCCCGCAGGATCGTGTAATCCATACCGGACGCCTTGATCCGTTCCTCGGTGGCGTAGTGGTCCCGGCCCAGCGTGAAGGTGCAGTCGGGGGCGGCCCCGAAGAACGAGGTGTACACGATGTGCTGCACGCCGGCCTCCGCCGCCGCGTCGACGAAGGCGTAGTGCTGGTGCAGGCGGTCCTCGGCCTCGGCGGCGGAGACCATAAACAGGGTCTTCACCCCGGCCAGGGCCGCCCTGGACTG harbors:
- a CDS encoding SDR family oxidoreductase: MGTLPDLAVTGATGQLGGQVARLLAAAGSPQRLLVRDTSRAPDLEGAAPVVASYADPAQSRAALAGVKTLFMVSAAEAEDRLHQHYAFVDAAAEAGVQHIVYTSFFGAAPDCTFTLGRDHYATEERIKASGMDYTILRDNFYLDFLPLLAGEDGVIRGPAGEGLMAAVARADIARSALTVLRDPALHVGRSYDLTGPENLSLATAAELLTAGTGRTISYHNETLDEAYASREPYGAPPWQVDAWVSTYTAIAAGELAGPTSSVHELTGREPLGLADFLAEARTL